In Zingiber officinale cultivar Zhangliang chromosome 6A, Zo_v1.1, whole genome shotgun sequence, a single genomic region encodes these proteins:
- the LOC121993789 gene encoding WAT1-related protein At2g40900-like, giving the protein MFLNSSHGCRNRRPSFSFGVMLKIFILAMLGITIQQNVYYVGLHLISPTVASALGNVIPAFTFLLAIVLRMEKLNLKTVRGRAKLAGAIFCITGSLIFTFWKGHFVGGLCYFTYDPTSFRKS; this is encoded by the exons ATGTTTTTAAACTCATCTCATGGTTGTAGGAATCGAAGACCCAGCTTCTCATTTGGTGTCATGCTAAAAATATTCATTCTTGCTATGTTGGGTATAACAATTCAGCAAAATGTATACTACGTTGGACTCCATCTCATTTCTCCAACTGTTGCCAGTGCCTTGGGCAATGTCATTCCTGCTTTTACTTTCTTATTGGCAATTGTACTGAG GATGGAAAAGCTCAACTTGAAGACTGTAAGAGGGAGGGCCAAGCTTGCAGGGGCCATCTTCTGCATCACTGGTTCCCTAATCTTCACATTTTGGAAAGGTCATTTTGTTGGGGGCCTTTGTTACTTCACCTATGATCCAACTTCATTTCGAAAGTCCTGA